The following nucleotide sequence is from Synchiropus splendidus isolate RoL2022-P1 chromosome 1, RoL_Sspl_1.0, whole genome shotgun sequence.
CATGTCTCAGTAGTGACTGCCCATCAATGGACTTCACGTGGACACAGAGCAATCGTGGGTGGGGTCAAAGTCTCAGCGCAGAAGTTGGTCCTTGTACATCCCGTGAGCAGCCCCATGTGAAGGTTTGGGAAGTTTCCCCATGGACTGCTTGACGGCGTCCTGAAGGGACTTTCGGGTCACCAGGAGACGCACCACATGTTCCTTCTTTTTGGTCAGTCTTTTGCGAGCCTGGTCATGAGTCATGACCGTCATGTCCCACCCATTCACCTAGTAAGGGGACAGAAATACAGTCAAGGTTACCTATGACCATACAATGGTTGGTGAATGCACTCTGAGCCAGTGATAATGCCTCAGTAACTCAATGTTACACTGAGTTTTTAACTTAATTACAGTTTAAAtagaatttttctttttattatgtCGACCAAAAACACGAGCAGATAAGAGCCAGATGTCCACACCAGTCATGAGTCACTGGTAAATCAAATGATAATTTAGAACAAAAAGTTCTGTAAACTTGTCCAGCTGCATGTTTTGGACAACACATTTTTTCTTGGGTTATTTTTGGCATTCAACCTGACATCATGGCTGATGCCTGCATCACAGATGATAATCCTATATAACCACTCTTTTAAGTTGCTCTTTCCAACTCAGTAGTTACTTTTCCAAGTCACTGTGTGttacttttttgttattttctggaagtaaaatatttacatctgccttcttcttctgcatgtgcatgacgtcatgtgctgGACATGTTTTCAACCGGGGGAGCGAGAGATTCGCatgtttctagctgaaaatataGACTATTTTGAATTTGTGGTTGCTACAGATGAAAGAATTAACCCTACAGATCCACAGATGAGCAAAAAGGACCGATTAAGGACAGTGAAAAAGTTGTTGAAAGTGAGGTCTTAAAACAATATAATAAGTTTTAAAATCACCTTCATAATACATTGACACATTTCGAGATTATTTTTGTGATGTTTGGGGCAGGAAGAAACTCTACTGATTGTACAGATTTTTCCTCTGCCAGCGCTACAGAGAGCAGAGTGGGAAGTCACTGTAGCAGACACGATAGTGCagctactgcctccaggtggccaacggGAGACGTGAAACACAGGCTTGGTATACTGGACTTGTTGAGGACCTGGTATTTGTGTATAAACAGCTATATATAATTTTGCTTTGTACATTTGTGAATGTTTctgacaaaagaaaataaatcccAGCTGTGGCTTACACAGGGGGGGAAAGATATTTTTTTCGTACTTGTACTATTTTTATTTGCGTGTGGTTTTAGGTCCAATGTGTTAATATtgcatgtcaaaataaaatattcactcAGCATTTACACAGTTGGAAGAGCCAAATGACCCCACACAAGGTTAGGAAACTGTTTTGAAGCTCAGATATAAACACCCCAACGATGAGGGCTGTTGTCGGCTGCTAAATGTAACTTTggaagtaacttgtaatctaacttagttacttttaaatacAAGTAATCAGTAATGTCACTAAGCTACTTTttagtgccacctgctggttgaACACCTCAGAGTTTCACTGAAGTCCATAATAATCTTGACAAACCTGCATTATTTTGTCCCCCTCCATCAAGCCCGCCACATCTGCTGGTCCTCCGGGCGAGATCCTGGTCACATAGATTCCCTGTgagagaaacaaaagcacaGACACAATGATTCAAGTGTCGACACAAAAATGCTCGACCAAATTTTGCATGGAGCTTCAGTCACAATGCGCATAGTGGTGCGCCTCACGTGCTCTTGAATATTAATAAAAGCCAACTGATGGCTACCGAGAGACAAACTCAAACTTCTTTCATTTCAGTCGCAATGGAAAACACTGGTCAGTCTACCAGTCCCTTAGTGCACTGTAACAGCTGAATGCATTGGGACACACTAGGAGAGCTAAACattcttttcatattttttttatattcggATTGACATCATGAAGCTCAACAATTCTCCAACAAATGgtcattctgatttttttttcttgtttttttttcgttttgtcCCCAACTGAGTGCAAGTTTGAAACCTCTAACATAGAATTGCTCAAGAGCTCCTAGGCCCATGGAACACAGATGCTGAAACTTAACGCTGGatacattataataataataattattattattattattattattatttgtgatgTGTGAAAAGCATTCAGGGGAAATGAGGctttaaatttaaatgaatgaaatgatgtttCAATATAAAATTACAGAAGAATTTCAGACTCACTAAAAGACGCACTATTACAGAGTGAGATGACAAAGCGCTACTAATGGAAACAATGACAGGATACAGGAAAGAACCCCTTGTAATGTCCCTACTTCCACCGACATTTTGTGTCGGCGGACAGCGACTTCATATCTGCGCCAATCTCTTATAATATATTTGCCAAAATATTCCATTTCATTACCATCTGTGTTCTAACTTGCCCCTAGTTTGCACTTTTCATCCAAATCTCACCATGGGAAGTTACAGGGCACTAAAGAGCACAAGCACTAGGAACTGAATACGTTTTAACCCAGAAATTctgtatctaaaaaaaaataacatgagtGCTCCAATCTGTGGAAACTTACTTTGTCACTTTTATCTTCAGAGAAAGGGTTTTGGCCAGGATCCTGGTCGATTCCTCCTCCGATGCTGAAGCCCAGTATCAGATTATCACCTTGCTGCAACTTCTGGATCTCAATACGTTGCTGTTTACATGTAGAAGGAGAACACAAATTCACAGTGATGAACAGTTTTGGTATCTTGTTCATGAGGGTCAGTGAGAAATGAGTTTGACAAGTTGATAAATTGCTCGATTGGAACCGAAActagagctaaaaaaaaaagatcttgaaTACAAGAAGATGTTATCAGTTGGTGAAGGCGTGTAGTTCTCCAAAAGGAGCAGCGTAATGTCAGCCGTGAGAGACAGATGATACAGGAAGTGCCTCTGCAGTCTGGAACAAACGTCCGATAAGGTTGCCACTGTCAAACAACAAACCTCATGAGAGCATTGAAAGGCGTGGAATCGGGCTGTGGACAGCTGCACCAGTCGTACGTTCTGAGACTATGAATCAGCACACATTCTGCTCACAATAACAATGTGTCATGGCACAAGGATGTGACAGGAAGTCTGCACTAAACACCTGACCTGGAGCTAATGATTACAATGTAGACTCTGAGATGTGAAGTACACATATGGAGATTAAACAGTTTGATAGCATTTGACGATTTTGCAGCTACCAGCATATGaactaacaaaaataaaagactgaGACTGTACACAATGACAACCGACACAACTGAATTACATGTTACAGTGTTATTTTCTTTTGACACGCTTTATAATGTACAGTAACTTTAGTAGCAAATTCAGTAAAGTTTTGTGCAGTTTGAATCACgaattgaaattttagaaaagGTTTGTTTGTTCCTAGTGTCTTCGGTTCTTAAACAAGGCAACAATGTCATCTTTGGGATTTTATGTCTTAACCTTTGCCATATTGCCAGCCTCAGGTGAAATGACTTGGCACGTTAGTCCAAGAATTCTGTTTCAATTTTTTGGTCTGTCTTTACTTGCCTTCCCCCACGATCGGTTTTAGGTAGTTTACAcagcttcttgtttttattccgTAAGACGTGAACATGTCAGACTTACTGAGTCTCACCTGGATGATGCTTGTGTGTGCTCTTTTTAAACTTCATATTTACCTACACAAACGCCATTCTAAAACATGGACGACTTTGAAGTTAAACTCACATTTTGTGGAtagttttgtttgctttttttttttgtataaaccAATAACCAAGCGAAATGTCGGTTTTTCAAAACGCGTTCCTTCCGTACTCGGCTCATACTCTTGAACACCGAACTTAAATGAAGTAAAATGCGGCGAACGACAGCGTTATCACTCTTTGTTTCAGTAGGTTTGAGCTCAACAAGGCAAAGCACTTTTCATGAACAATAGCTCAAAGTCCGAGTCTCACACTcaccacaacagcagtgacCGGTTGTCCGGGAAGAAAGGACATCGTGTTGTTGTCAAGTTAGtcgtcgattaaaaaaataaaaaagataaatatcAAGTACACACGTGAGAAACTGAGTTAGACGATCAGGACAGCTTCCGCCTGAATGTGTGTCAAGAGGATGATTCCTGGCGTAAAACCAACTGCTTCCATGATGACGTCACCCGCCACCTCAATGCTACGTACTGTCTGGTTTGCTGTAGGGAACAGTCCGGGCGGGCGGTGTTTAACCAGCTTGCCACGGCGAGAGTCCTGAGCTTTTCTCCTTAAAAGGAAagtcttttttgtcattgtcaaGCACTTCTGtatcaagcatttttttttatctcaggaATGAAGCGAAACAGTACAATCAATAGCAGAAGGAGAGGTGTATGATCACCGTTCAAAAAAGAACGTAACTTTATCTCTTAACTGGTGACGCGCCCATCTTCTGGGCCGCCCCTCCCGACAGGCTGAATCATGTTCCAGTTATGCGCACACAGCGAGCCTTACAGTAGTTTTTCCATGACAAAGTTGTGGAAGGTTGAAGGGGAAGTCTCTTGGCCTCAGATTAAAGGCAGAGGGTGGATGCacctttttgttttctgaataATAGATATCCTCTCAGAACTGACAAATGTATGTATCATGAATCAACCCATTAAATGAGAATAGATTTTCAAAAATAGCTTGAGATTGGAGGGAATTGATGTAGACCTGTGCGAGAGACACAATAGTGAACTGTCAAACAAGTTTGTTTGCGACACCAACATTGTCACCTGTCACACACGAATGTACAGTGTGAAACTGGTTTGTCTTCGGCAGAcgtttatttctgttttgctCGCAGACTGAACTGTTCCTCTAATGGTAGCACAATAACATTTGTCACAAGTGTGATATCTGAAGTAACTTGGTGTTTCTTGTGTTCCACAGTGAAGCCGCTGTGATCCAGTGACCCAGTTTATTGGTGCAGCACATTAAAACTCTTCACAAAACAGTAGCAGTCATCAGTGGAGTTTATtacatgactttttttcatgtaataaaACTCCACTTCTCAGTATTTCGATAAATCGATA
It contains:
- the tax1bp3 gene encoding tax1-binding protein 3 gives rise to the protein MSFLPGQPVTAVVQRIEIQKLQQGDNLILGFSIGGGIDQDPGQNPFSEDKSDKGIYVTRISPGGPADVAGLMEGDKIMQVNGWDMTVMTHDQARKRLTKKKEHVVRLLVTRKSLQDAVKQSMGKLPKPSHGAAHGMYKDQLLR